A segment of the Candidatus Doudnabacteria bacterium genome:
GCCGTAGCCGTTGGCCTGATAACCTGAGATTTCAACGAACCCGTCAGCCGCAGCATAGATCGGCTCCATTTTGCTGTCGGAAATATCCAGCCCGGTATGACGGGAGGAGAAGCCCTGCGTGATGTTGCGGACCGGGGTCGGCCATATGAAATTAACGGGTCCCGACAACAGATTATCCGGAGCAGCGGCTTGTTTTAAGGCGACCTGATTGCTGTCATCGCGGACGAACTGGGAAGGAGGTTTTGGCTTTGTCGGGACAGTGACATTATCCAAAGGGATGACTACAGTGGCGCCTACATCCAGATCGTCAAAAGATTCGATATTGTTGGCGTCAAGAAAATCATCCTCAGAAACCTTATATTTATTTAAGATCGATTCCAAAGTATCACCTTCCTTGAGCGTGTAGGTAATGCCGGTGATCGGCAAGATCGTCAGTTCTTGCCCCGGTTTTATGACGCTGGTCGTGTCCAGCTTATTTTCCATCATGATAGTTTGCGGGGAAATTCCGAAGCTGGTCGCGACACTGACAACAGAGTCGCCGGGCTGGACGCTGTATTGGGTCAGGCCCTGGCGGTAGTTGTTCTGGGTATCAGCAGGATTGGTTTTTACTATCACGTCAGCCTGGATGGTGGTCGGGTCCGCGGTTGGAGTTTTTGCGCCCACTGACGCGCTCGCCAGGACTATGCCAAGGGAAGACTGGGCCTGCGCCGTATTTACGAACTGATCGCTGCCGGCCATGATCGTAGTGGTATCGCTGGAAGCCATGAGCCTGGTGTTCAGTTTCGGGTTGGCTTTAAGGAAAGAAAAAATCACGCTTTGATCATCGGAGGAAGAGATGAGGTTGGCGTGAGTGCTTAAGGAAAAATTAACCAAAACCGTAAAAGCGGCGATAGTTAAAACCACCAATTCCAAACTAAAACGGGCGACATAGTCCGGAACTGAGAGGGGAAGGAGATGGCGGGAGTGAAGAGACTTGAAAGGATGGATAGTGAACTTGCTATTCGATTTCCAGGATTCTGCGAACTTTTTGAGCGAAGGGATGAGGAAGGAAATAAGAACTCCTTGTATACACCAGTCAAAGGCTCACTTTTTCAACCGCAATAGGGATAAATAATCCGTAAAGTAAGCCAAATTATGGGCTAAATGTTCTTACACAAAACAACAATATTCGTAGCCCCAATCTTATCAAAATTAGCTAATTTGGTCAACACTTTACACACCGCTATATGTGCAAAAGTTGAAAAAAGGGCCAATTCAGGGGCTAATTTTCGTTATAATATCCACAAAAGAGCAGGTGACAGGTTAAAGATGATAGTAGGCAGCAAAAAAATGCGGTTTTTTTATAACCTACAACCTAAAACCTATAACCTGTATAATGCATGAGCCATGAAAGAAAATTTAGGGCTTAATCAAGCTCAATTAGAAGCTGTCACGGCCCCGATGGGACCGGTTTTGATTTTGGCCGGCGCAGGCAGCGGCAAAACGCGCGCTTTGACCATGCGGATCGTTTATCTGATAAAAAAGATCGGTTTAAGCCCGCGCAATATTTTGGCAGTGACGTTTACCAACAAAGCCGCGGGAGAAATGAAGGAGCGGATCACGAAACTGCTCGGAAAGAACCTTGATGGTTTGCCGACCATGGGAACTTTTCATTCCATTGGGGTTAAGATCCTGCGCATCGACGGAAAATTAGTCGGGCTTGATCCTAATTTTTTGATCTACGACAGCCAGGACCAGGAAAGCCTGATCAAAGATATTTTATTAAGACAGCGCGTGGACCCGACCAAATACAAGCCGTCAATGTTCGGCGCCATCATTGACCGGGCGAAAAACAATCTGGAGGAACCCGAGGATATGGAGGAAGACGATAAGGCTTTTTCACGGACGGTAAAAAAAGTTTATGAGACTTATCAGGAGGAGCTGCGGAAGAACAATGCCGTGGATTTCGGCGACCTTTTGGTTTTACCGGTCAGGATCTTTCAAAAGCATCCCGAGGTTTTGGCAAAATACCAGAAACTCTGGCAATACATCCTGGTAGACGAATACCAGGACACGAACTATGCCCAGTATATTTTTACCAAACTCCTGGCCGCGGCCCATGAGAATATTTTTGTGGTCGGGGATGACGCACAGGCGATCTACGGTTTTCGCGGGGCTGACCTGCAGAATATCCTGGACTTTGAAAAAGATTATCCCAAGGCCCGCGTCATCCGCCTCGAGCAGAACTACCGCTCTACGGCTCCGATCCTTTCTATCGCGGAAAAGATCATTGAATTAAGCCCCCGCCAGCATAAAAAAAAGCTCTGGACGGAAAATGAGCAGGGGAAAACCCCGGTCTTGTTCGTGGCCCCGGATGAACTGGCAGAAGCTTACTTTGTCGCCGGCAAGATCATTGAACAGCAGGACGGGAAGTCAGAAGAGATGCAATACGTGGAAGAGGATGACGAGACAATCCTGGGACGAATTATGCGCAATGCCAAATCCAAGATCTTGCCCAAGCTTAGGAACCGGAACGGACTGAACAACATTGCCGTGCTTTACCGTACGCACGCCCAGTCGCGCGTTTTGGAAGAAGTTATGATCGAGGCCTCGATCCCTTACCAGATCGTCGGCGGTTTGAAATTCTACGAACGCAAAGAAATTAAAGATATCTTGAGTTATTTGAGGCTTTTGGTTAATTCCAATGATCTGATAAGCATGAAGCGTGTCATCAACACCCCTCCACGCGGCATTGGTCCGAAGACCTTTGACTTGCTCAAAGAATCTTTGCTCGAAAAGAACGAGAAATTGCTTGGTGAATTGATGGCAGCCAAGCCTGCGGTCAAGAATTTTTTTGAAATGCAGGATCTGCTGACCAATCTGGATGAAAGCGGCAATCTGCTTGATCTGCTTCGCCAGGTCCTGAAACTGACCGGCTATGAAAGTTTTTTGCGCGATGGGTCGGAAGAAGGCGAAGGCCGATGGGAAAACGTCCAGGAACTGTTCAATGTGGCCGGCAGTTTTCGGGGGTTGCCCTGGAAAGAAGGATTGAATCAGTTTTTGGAAGAAGTGGCGCTCATGACCTCTGCTGATGAAGTTGATATGAATTCTCCGAAAGTAACTCTTATGACCTTGCATCAGGCGAAAGGCTTGGAATACGAAACCGTGTTTCTGGTGGGGCTGGAGGAAGGCTTGCTGCCCCATGCCCGCTCTTTGCTTGAACCAAAAGACATTGCCGAGGAAGTGCGCTTGGCTTATGTGGGCGTGACCCGCGCGCGAAAAAATCTGTATCTGGTCTATGCGCAAACGCGCAAACAGTACGGCATGAGGAATGTTTCGATACCGTCAAGGATCCTCAAAGCCATCCCTGAAGAATTATTGGACATCCATGAATCAAATCAATACTGGTGAACTGAAAGATTATTTCCGCGCGCGGGGACTTAAGCCCAAGGATTACATGGGTCAGAATTTTTTGATCGATGCGGATGTGCTGGGGGAGATC
Coding sequences within it:
- a CDS encoding M23 family metallopeptidase, with the translated sequence MVLTIAAFTVLVNFSLSTHANLISSSDDQSVIFSFLKANPKLNTRLMASSDTTTIMAGSDQFVNTAQAQSSLGIVLASASVGAKTPTADPTTIQADVIVKTNPADTQNNYRQGLTQYSVQPGDSVVSVATSFGISPQTIMMENKLDTTSVIKPGQELTILPITGITYTLKEGDTLESILNKYKVSEDDFLDANNIESFDDLDVGATVVIPLDNVTVPTKPKPPSQFVRDDSNQVALKQAAAPDNLLSGPVNFIWPTPVRNITQGFSSRHTGLDISDSKMEPIYAAADGFVEISGYQANGYGNTIVINHGNGFKTRYGHASELYVQAGDTVKQGQLIAKQGHTGRVRGVTGIHLHFEIIKNGTRVNPLAYVRP
- a CDS encoding UvrD-helicase domain-containing protein, whose product is MKENLGLNQAQLEAVTAPMGPVLILAGAGSGKTRALTMRIVYLIKKIGLSPRNILAVTFTNKAAGEMKERITKLLGKNLDGLPTMGTFHSIGVKILRIDGKLVGLDPNFLIYDSQDQESLIKDILLRQRVDPTKYKPSMFGAIIDRAKNNLEEPEDMEEDDKAFSRTVKKVYETYQEELRKNNAVDFGDLLVLPVRIFQKHPEVLAKYQKLWQYILVDEYQDTNYAQYIFTKLLAAAHENIFVVGDDAQAIYGFRGADLQNILDFEKDYPKARVIRLEQNYRSTAPILSIAEKIIELSPRQHKKKLWTENEQGKTPVLFVAPDELAEAYFVAGKIIEQQDGKSEEMQYVEEDDETILGRIMRNAKSKILPKLRNRNGLNNIAVLYRTHAQSRVLEEVMIEASIPYQIVGGLKFYERKEIKDILSYLRLLVNSNDLISMKRVINTPPRGIGPKTFDLLKESLLEKNEKLLGELMAAKPAVKNFFEMQDLLTNLDESGNLLDLLRQVLKLTGYESFLRDGSEEGEGRWENVQELFNVAGSFRGLPWKEGLNQFLEEVALMTSADEVDMNSPKVTLMTLHQAKGLEYETVFLVGLEEGLLPHARSLLEPKDIAEEVRLAYVGVTRARKNLYLVYAQTRKQYGMRNVSIPSRILKAIPEELLDIHESNQYW